Proteins from a genomic interval of Quercus lobata isolate SW786 chromosome 11, ValleyOak3.0 Primary Assembly, whole genome shotgun sequence:
- the LOC115969318 gene encoding peptide methionine sulfoxide reductase B5-like has protein sequence MGYQILRTPPLSSSKTLIFSKLVSPPTLAPTSLFKTHFRPFVSKPIVTVPNSATGFGGASFQFQQSNRSFRGGVVAMAAAPGSFQKSEEEWQAVLSPEQFRILRQKGTEYPGTGEYDKFFGEGVYQCAGCGTPLYRSTTKFNSGCGWPAFYEGLPGAINRNPDPDGMRIEITCAACGGHLGHVFKGEGFPTPTDERHCVNSISLKFAPANSYASQ, from the exons ATGGGCTATCAAATCCTGAGAACACCAcctctctcttcctccaaaaccTTAATCTTTTCTAAGCTCGTTTCTCCACCAACCCTTGCTCCCACCTCTCTCTTCAAAACCCATTTCAGACCCTTTGTTTCAAAACCCATTGTTACTGTTCCCAATTCTGCAACTGGGTTTGGTGGTGCATCGTTTCAGTTTCAGCAGAGTAACCGTAGCTTTCGTGGTGGGGTTGTAGCCATGGCTGCTGCACCTGGGTCGTTCCAGAAATCGGAGGAGGAGTGGCAGGCCGTACTCTCGCCTGAGCAGTTTCGGATTCTGAGGCAAAAGGGCACCGA ATATCCAGGCACGGGAGAATATGACAAGTTCTTTGGGGAGGGAGTTTATCAGTGTGCAGGATGCGGAACTCCTCTCTATAGGTCCACAACCAAATTCAACTCTGGTTGTGGTTGGCCAGCTTTCTATGAAGGTCTTCCTGGAGCCATAAATCGCAAT CCGGACCCAGATGGCATGAGGATTGAAATTACATGTGCAGCTTGTGGAGGGCATCTAGGCCATGTATTTAAAGGGGAAGGCTTCCCAACACCCACAGATGAACGCCATTGTGTCAATAGCATATCACTCAAGTTTGCTCCAGCAAATTCTTATGCTTCCCAGTGA